A genomic window from Lentibacter algarum includes:
- a CDS encoding HAMP domain-containing sensor histidine kinase, which translates to MNSRPPSLLRALLRSLLWPSLIAIAAGLVLSFWTVRQEYDEMLDIGLNNKAHLLLENLTMQDEGILGLSEVSDLLAFETRILDPEERTLFWYIDSEGHILQRSGLATPDMMPREQPEGFFTEHDYRFRVLSAEGMPKRRIVVGEPLVERNEAMRDILAGVMLSFAALVLIMAYAASRALQGAARKIDGLSEDIAAKSEHNLSPIDRAFSFAEFEPAIDTLDELMARLDAAINAERDFATVAAHELRTPVAICLAQAQRLKATAATEADAAKAAAVEQGLKRLARLIERLLQLSRAQSGLGTDAETDDLNMVLRLLLSELSERKPKALRLNILPPEGVYMSHINPDAFGIILNNLFDNALKYSDGPQGIVIDASQAGVITVSNDCDALTEQEIQEITQRFGRKSNLADGYGLGLSIVQALCEQTGCDFDIFSPMIGQTRGFVARITLP; encoded by the coding sequence ATGAACAGCCGCCCACCCAGTCTTCTTAGAGCGCTTCTTCGCTCCCTGCTCTGGCCAAGCCTTATCGCAATTGCTGCCGGACTAGTCCTGTCTTTTTGGACTGTGCGGCAGGAATATGACGAGATGCTCGATATCGGGCTAAACAACAAAGCCCACTTGCTGCTTGAGAATCTCACAATGCAAGACGAAGGCATCCTCGGGTTATCTGAAGTGTCCGACCTTTTGGCCTTTGAGACCCGCATTCTCGACCCTGAGGAACGCACCCTCTTTTGGTATATCGATAGCGAAGGCCACATCTTACAGCGCTCGGGCCTTGCCACACCCGACATGATGCCACGCGAGCAGCCCGAGGGCTTCTTTACCGAGCATGACTATAGATTTCGGGTGTTGAGCGCAGAAGGTATGCCTAAGCGGCGCATCGTTGTTGGTGAACCGCTCGTGGAACGCAACGAAGCCATGCGGGATATCTTGGCAGGTGTCATGCTCAGTTTTGCGGCATTGGTACTCATTATGGCCTATGCTGCCTCGCGCGCCTTACAAGGTGCTGCGCGCAAGATTGACGGTCTTAGCGAAGACATCGCTGCCAAGAGCGAACACAATCTGAGCCCGATTGATCGCGCGTTCTCTTTTGCAGAGTTTGAACCCGCAATTGATACCCTCGATGAGCTGATGGCGCGGCTCGATGCGGCGATCAACGCAGAGCGCGATTTTGCAACGGTGGCGGCACATGAATTGCGCACGCCCGTTGCAATCTGTCTTGCGCAGGCTCAACGGCTCAAGGCGACAGCCGCAACGGAAGCCGACGCTGCAAAGGCCGCCGCCGTGGAGCAGGGCCTTAAACGGCTCGCGCGGCTGATCGAGCGGCTGCTGCAGCTTTCCCGCGCACAGTCAGGCCTTGGCACAGACGCCGAGACCGATGATCTCAATATGGTGTTGCGCTTGCTGCTCAGCGAACTGAGCGAGCGTAAACCAAAAGCACTAAGGCTAAACATCCTGCCGCCTGAAGGCGTCTATATGAGCCATATCAACCCCGATGCTTTCGGAATTATCCTGAACAATCTTTTTGACAATGCGCTGAAGTACAGTGACGGGCCACAAGGCATAGTGATCGATGCCAGCCAAGCGGGCGTGATCACGGTTTCCAACGATTGCGACGCATTGACGGAGCAAGAAATTCAAGAAATCACACAACGCTTCGGGCGCAAATCCAATCTTGCAGATGGGTATGGCCTTGGGCTTTCCATCGTTCAGGCGCTTTGCGAACAAACAGGCTGTGACTTTGATATCTTCTCGCCAATGATAGGCCAAACACGCGGCTTTGTCGCGCGGATCACACTGCCCTAA
- a CDS encoding DUF2793 domain-containing protein, whose protein sequence is MPDTSHALSLPLIQPSQAQKHVTHNEALRILDAVVQLVVIAADQSGPPTAPQSGDRYIVAPSGVGAWLGHDGDIAVYADAAWSFITPLPGWTAQVLAPQSAVLFDAVLGWQTVSTTLENTPELGINATADPTNRLSVSAPATLLNHEGAGHQLKINKATASDTSSLLYQTNFSGRAEMGLAGNDDFAVKVSDDGTTWRTALNVDAPTARVIAPEGLESIRITATHSATTVLNPPSPAGFAMLSSVSSNFPQANASMILCYDVGASPQLIVIWNGGAVTNLGATAPTDTNVPDGLIGIAAQNNGTLLLRNEYPNSLALDYCITWINGWR, encoded by the coding sequence ATGCCCGATACTTCCCACGCCCTATCTTTGCCGTTGATACAACCCTCTCAAGCGCAAAAACATGTGACCCACAACGAAGCCCTAAGGATTTTGGATGCGGTCGTGCAATTGGTCGTCATTGCAGCCGACCAAAGCGGTCCACCGACAGCTCCCCAATCGGGTGATCGCTATATTGTCGCGCCCTCCGGAGTGGGCGCGTGGCTGGGCCATGACGGGGATATCGCGGTTTATGCAGATGCTGCGTGGAGCTTCATAACGCCGTTGCCGGGATGGACCGCTCAAGTCTTAGCGCCACAAAGCGCCGTATTGTTTGATGCTGTCTTGGGCTGGCAAACAGTCTCTACAACACTGGAAAACACACCTGAACTCGGAATCAACGCCACGGCGGACCCAACAAACAGACTCAGCGTATCGGCGCCTGCGACTCTGCTCAATCATGAGGGCGCAGGCCATCAGCTCAAAATCAACAAGGCCACCGCGAGCGACACATCAAGCCTTTTGTACCAAACAAACTTTTCTGGGCGTGCGGAAATGGGCTTGGCAGGGAATGATGATTTTGCCGTTAAAGTCTCAGATGACGGAACAACATGGCGCACGGCCCTGAATGTGGATGCCCCAACGGCGCGGGTGATCGCACCCGAAGGTCTCGAGAGTATTCGCATAACCGCAACACACAGCGCCACAACGGTGCTGAACCCGCCGTCTCCCGCAGGGTTTGCAATGCTTTCATCAGTCAGTTCAAATTTCCCACAGGCGAACGCAAGCATGATTTTATGCTACGATGTGGGCGCGTCTCCACAGTTGATCGTGATTTGGAACGGAGGCGCTGTCACCAATTTGGGAGCCACAGCCCCGACAGACACAAATGTCCCCGACGGGCTAATCGGGATCGCAGCTCAAAACAACGGAACACTGCTGCTTCGAAACGAGTATCCCAATTCTCTCGCACTGGACTATTGCATCACTTGGATCAACGGCTGGCGATAA
- a CDS encoding response regulator transcription factor, translating to MRILLIEDEKDLAAPVIEHLKADQNVVDWFETVSDGDTAAFGVPYDVILLDLQLPDGDGLDLLKTLRTRNLRTPIIILTARDKVSDRIKGLNQGADDYVIKPYDLSELTARINTVCRRSSERAAEIVSLADIEVNMAEHSVARAGAPVKLTAKEWGVFECLLLRRTKIVPKDTLEQALYAFGDEVESNAIEAHISRLRGKLGKELIVTHRGLGYRLEV from the coding sequence ATGCGCATCCTTCTGATCGAAGATGAGAAAGACCTCGCCGCGCCGGTGATCGAACATCTCAAGGCCGATCAGAATGTTGTTGACTGGTTTGAAACCGTGTCCGACGGCGACACAGCTGCGTTTGGTGTCCCGTATGATGTGATTTTACTGGATCTTCAGCTCCCCGATGGTGACGGGTTAGACCTGCTCAAGACCCTGCGAACGCGGAATCTGCGCACACCAATCATTATCCTAACGGCACGCGACAAAGTCTCTGACCGCATAAAAGGCCTAAACCAAGGGGCAGATGACTATGTGATCAAACCCTATGATCTGAGTGAACTGACCGCACGGATCAACACGGTCTGCCGCCGCAGCAGCGAGCGAGCAGCCGAAATCGTTTCTTTGGCAGATATTGAAGTCAACATGGCTGAACATAGCGTCGCGCGCGCAGGAGCGCCCGTGAAGCTCACCGCCAAAGAATGGGGCGTTTTTGAATGCCTACTTCTACGGCGCACCAAAATTGTCCCCAAGGACACGCTTGAGCAGGCGCTTTATGCGTTTGGTGATGAAGTGGAAAGCAACGCGATTGAAGCCCATATCAGCCGCTTACGCGGCAAGCTTGGAAAAGAACTCATAGTCACACACCGCGGCTTGGGATATCGACTTGAAGTATGA
- a CDS encoding mannose-1-phosphate guanylyltransferase/mannose-6-phosphate isomerase yields the protein MITPVLLCGGSGTRLWPLSRKSYPKQFASILGDESLFQASARRFSGEHFADPLLVTADSFRFIVGEQLEKCGLSSRGTLIEPEGRNTAPAAIAAALMLAKSDPQGLMLLVPSDHAISDAQAFRDAVCSGTVAARDGQIVTFGIAPDRAETGYGWLESGAETHPSVMELKQFVEKPDRKKAETLLKDKRYLWNAGVFLARVDVMIKAFRTHAPEVLTAVEIALEKATLDLGFTRLDPETWVRVPDISIDYAVMEKAENVSVVRFDGAWSDLGSWEAVWQESPRDEHGNAMTAHATALDCENTLLRSESDEIEIVGIGLKNVVAVAMRDAVMVADISDSQNVKKAVATLKERKAKQAVQFPVDHRPWGWFETLILSDRFQVKRIHVHPGATLSLQSHNHRSEHWIVVAGTAKVTVNDEVKLVTENESIYVPLGAKHRMENPGKVPMVLIEVQTGAYLGEDDIIRYEDVYARN from the coding sequence ATGATTACACCCGTTCTCCTCTGTGGAGGCTCAGGCACACGCCTCTGGCCCCTGTCTCGCAAAAGCTATCCAAAACAATTCGCCTCGATTCTGGGCGATGAAAGCCTCTTCCAAGCCTCTGCCAGACGCTTTTCAGGCGAGCATTTTGCCGACCCTCTGCTTGTCACTGCCGATAGCTTCCGCTTCATTGTAGGTGAACAGCTCGAAAAATGTGGCCTCAGCTCACGCGGAACCCTGATCGAACCTGAGGGGCGAAACACCGCACCTGCAGCCATTGCTGCCGCACTCATGCTTGCCAAATCTGATCCTCAAGGCTTGATGCTCCTTGTCCCATCAGATCACGCTATCTCTGATGCACAAGCGTTCCGTGATGCAGTTTGTTCGGGTACAGTGGCCGCACGAGACGGACAAATCGTCACCTTCGGGATCGCCCCTGATCGCGCCGAAACAGGGTATGGCTGGCTTGAGAGCGGAGCGGAGACCCACCCCTCCGTGATGGAGCTCAAACAATTTGTCGAAAAACCCGACCGCAAAAAGGCGGAAACTCTGCTCAAAGACAAACGCTACCTCTGGAACGCAGGTGTGTTCCTCGCGCGGGTCGATGTCATGATCAAGGCCTTCCGAACCCACGCGCCAGAGGTTCTCACTGCCGTGGAAATCGCCTTGGAAAAAGCCACACTTGATCTTGGCTTTACCCGCCTTGATCCCGAAACATGGGTCCGCGTGCCCGATATTTCTATCGATTACGCCGTGATGGAAAAAGCCGAGAACGTCAGCGTGGTGCGCTTTGATGGAGCATGGTCTGATCTGGGCAGCTGGGAGGCCGTTTGGCAAGAATCCCCCCGTGATGAACATGGCAACGCAATGACAGCACATGCCACAGCACTTGATTGCGAAAACACGCTTCTGCGCTCGGAAAGCGACGAGATTGAAATTGTCGGCATCGGCCTGAAAAACGTGGTCGCCGTCGCCATGCGCGACGCCGTTATGGTCGCCGATATCTCCGACAGCCAGAATGTAAAAAAGGCGGTCGCCACACTCAAAGAGCGCAAAGCAAAACAAGCGGTGCAGTTCCCCGTCGATCATCGCCCTTGGGGCTGGTTTGAAACGCTGATCTTGTCAGACCGCTTTCAAGTGAAGCGCATCCACGTACACCCAGGAGCAACCCTGAGCCTGCAAAGCCACAACCATCGTTCAGAACACTGGATCGTTGTGGCCGGAACAGCAAAAGTGACTGTGAATGATGAAGTCAAACTCGTCACTGAAAACGAGTCGATCTATGTCCCACTCGGAGCAAAGCACCGTATGGAAAACCCAGGCAAAGTGCCCATGGTCCTAATCGAAGTTCAAACAGGAGCCTACTTGGGCGAAGATGACATCATTCGCTACGAAGACGTCTACGCGCGCAACTAG
- a CDS encoding sulfatase-like hydrolase/transferase has product MTHVKQTPWKPNMRLSGFVLLIAFANLALFQKPLLAFVFSVSSLPDATGWLQLASVQIVQLCLFMGVLFLVSALSLRLMKLLVVLLFIVNAAALYFMLSYSIEIDRSMIANVLNTDTGEASGLWHWSILPYLAGFGALPALFVWRVDLRAPKRSVRLFAGVASFGLLIAWLFATSTTWLWFDQHASRMGSKVLPWSYVINTARYYNKRYLDEREPILSPPATFAEERPDKKQVVVLVIGEAARAENFELYGYGRETNTFTKETSLFALPLGQSCATNTIGSTACILTHEGSKASSHTLAEPLPSYLTRQGIETIYRSNNSGPPPVKTTVQERAGEISLECTEEDCPKGDAALNWRLAERIEQSKARRIFVTLHQTGSHGPAYFSKYPQDFARFTPECKTVQVAKCTHEELVNAYDNSILYTDYLLADLIKQLESLDAETVLIYVSDHGQSLGEGGYYLHGLPNSVAPKEQRDVPFLVWMSDSFASSRGLTAASVMPPQSFPHDFPFHSVMGAFGMTSDIYKPEFDIFHLPR; this is encoded by the coding sequence ATGACACATGTGAAGCAAACTCCTTGGAAGCCCAATATGCGCCTCTCAGGCTTTGTGCTTTTGATCGCGTTTGCCAATCTTGCTTTGTTTCAAAAGCCGCTCTTAGCTTTTGTGTTTTCTGTGTCTAGTCTCCCTGATGCCACGGGGTGGCTGCAGCTTGCTTCTGTTCAAATTGTGCAGCTCTGTCTCTTTATGGGAGTGTTGTTTTTGGTGTCAGCCTTGTCGCTCAGGTTGATGAAGCTCTTGGTGGTACTTTTGTTTATCGTGAACGCCGCAGCGCTCTATTTTATGCTCTCCTATAGTATCGAAATTGACCGCTCGATGATTGCCAATGTGCTCAATACAGATACGGGCGAAGCCTCTGGTCTCTGGCACTGGTCGATCTTGCCTTATCTCGCTGGTTTTGGTGCTCTGCCGGCACTTTTTGTCTGGCGCGTTGATCTCCGTGCGCCAAAGCGCTCTGTGCGGTTGTTTGCGGGAGTGGCGAGCTTTGGGCTGCTCATCGCATGGCTTTTTGCGACGTCAACAACTTGGCTTTGGTTTGATCAGCATGCCTCGCGGATGGGCAGTAAAGTCTTGCCTTGGTCCTATGTGATCAACACCGCGCGCTACTATAATAAGCGCTATCTGGACGAGCGCGAGCCTATACTCTCGCCGCCTGCTACATTCGCTGAGGAACGGCCAGACAAAAAGCAAGTCGTGGTTCTGGTGATAGGAGAAGCGGCGCGCGCAGAGAACTTTGAGCTCTATGGCTATGGTCGAGAGACCAACACTTTCACAAAAGAGACCTCGCTCTTTGCTCTGCCTTTGGGGCAGTCCTGCGCTACAAATACGATTGGCTCGACCGCCTGTATCCTCACCCACGAAGGCAGCAAGGCTTCCTCGCACACGCTGGCCGAGCCGCTGCCAAGTTATTTGACGCGACAAGGGATCGAAACGATTTACCGAAGCAATAACTCTGGTCCGCCGCCAGTGAAAACCACTGTGCAAGAGCGCGCAGGCGAGATCAGCTTGGAGTGCACAGAAGAAGACTGTCCTAAGGGTGATGCTGCCCTCAATTGGAGGCTGGCGGAGCGGATTGAACAGTCAAAAGCGCGGCGCATTTTTGTGACCCTGCATCAAACAGGAAGTCACGGCCCCGCATATTTCAGTAAATATCCCCAAGATTTCGCCCGCTTTACGCCAGAGTGCAAAACGGTTCAGGTGGCCAAGTGCACACATGAAGAGCTGGTCAACGCCTATGACAATTCGATCCTTTATACCGACTACTTGCTAGCCGATCTGATTAAGCAGCTGGAAAGCCTCGATGCAGAAACGGTGCTGATCTATGTTTCGGATCATGGTCAGTCGCTTGGCGAGGGGGGCTATTATCTTCATGGCTTGCCCAACAGTGTTGCCCCCAAAGAGCAACGTGATGTACCATTTCTGGTCTGGATGTCAGACAGTTTTGCCAGCAGTCGTGGACTGACGGCAGCGAGCGTTATGCCGCCTCAAAGCTTTCCCCATGATTTCCCGTTTCACAGCGTGATGGGCGCGTTCGGGATGACAAGCGATATCTACAAGCCCGAGTTTGACATCTTTCATCTGCCGCGCTGA
- a CDS encoding IS3 family transposase (programmed frameshift): MTKKPTTSKDAADKVVKNIRRKTRQTYSAEEKIRIVLAGLRGEESISVLCRREGIAESLYYSWSKEFLEAGKRRLSGDTARQATSPEVKELRSESLALKECVADLTLENRLLKKKHDRKWGIRGMRYPASEKLEIIRTVEGSHLPVKQTLDMLCIPRSTFYRWYDLYLDGGLDALADHSPRPKSVWNRIPDVRRDDLIEFALEHEALSTRELAVKYTDEKRYFVSESSAYRILKAADLITAPDYVVIKAADEFTDKTTAINEMWQTDFTYFKIIGWGWYYLSTILDDYSRYIIAWKLCTNMRAEDVTDTIELALAASGCDQATVRHKPRLLSDNGSCYISGDLAEWLEGQRMDHVRGAPLHPQTQGKIERWHQTMKNRVLLENYYLPGDLERQIGAFVEYYNNQRYHESLNNVTPADVYFGRDKAILREREKIKSQTIRQRRLQHQKQAA; this comes from the exons ATGACAAAGAAGCCTACCACATCGAAAGATGCCGCCGACAAGGTGGTTAAGAACATCCGCCGCAAGACACGGCAAACCTATTCAGCGGAGGAGAAGATCCGCATTGTTTTGGCAGGTCTGCGTGGCGAGGAAAGTATTTCTGTGTTGTGCCGTCGTGAGGGGATCGCTGAGAGCCTGTATTATAGCTGGTCTAAGGAATTCCTTGAGGCAGGCAAGCGACGTCTGTCTGGGGACACTGCGCGTCAGGCGACGTCGCCAGAAGTGAAGGAGCTGCGTTCAGAGTCGCTGGCATTGAAAGAGTGCGTGGCGGATCTGACTCTTGAAAACCGGCTGCTCA AAAAAAAGCATGACAGGAAATGGGGGATACGAGGAATGAGGTATCCAGCATCCGAGAAGCTTGAGATCATCCGCACCGTCGAAGGCTCACACCTGCCAGTCAAACAGACGCTTGATATGCTGTGCATTCCGCGCAGCACATTTTATCGATGGTACGATCTTTATCTCGATGGTGGTCTGGACGCGTTGGCGGATCATTCGCCGCGTCCCAAGTCTGTCTGGAACCGTATCCCAGACGTCAGGCGCGATGATTTGATCGAGTTTGCATTGGAGCACGAGGCGTTGTCGACACGCGAGCTTGCCGTCAAATACACGGATGAGAAGCGGTATTTTGTCTCTGAATCATCAGCTTACCGCATTCTAAAAGCAGCTGACCTGATCACTGCGCCTGATTATGTGGTGATCAAGGCTGCTGACGAGTTCACAGACAAAACCACAGCTATCAACGAGATGTGGCAGACTGATTTTACCTACTTTAAGATCATCGGCTGGGGCTGGTATTATCTGAGCACAATCCTGGACGATTACAGCCGCTACATCATTGCATGGAAACTCTGCACAAATATGCGTGCTGAGGACGTAACAGACACGATCGAGCTGGCATTGGCTGCATCCGGTTGTGATCAAGCCACTGTTCGGCACAAGCCGCGCCTGCTCAGCGATAACGGCTCCTGCTACATCTCTGGCGATCTGGCTGAGTGGCTGGAAGGGCAAAGAATGGATCACGTTCGCGGAGCACCGCTCCACCCGCAAACGCAAGGTAAGATCGAGCGCTGGCACCAGACCATGAAGAACCGTGTTCTGCTGGAAAACTATTACCTGCCCGGCGATCTCGAGCGTCAGATCGGGGCTTTTGTCGAGTATTACAACAACCAGCGCTACCACGAGAGCCTGAACAACGTCACACCCGCTGACGTCTACTTCGGGCGCGACAAAGCCATTTTGAGGGAAAGGGAGAAGATCAAAAGCCAAACAATCCGCCAACGCCGCTTGCAACATCAAAAACAAGCAGCATAA
- a CDS encoding phosphatase PAP2 family protein: MDTISNLALPWRNLRRHGFAYGLTGLLIGAAMFYPSDLTRDYSICRSEHYSTVVQGTEKYMRHVNAMLPIATIVVLRDWRGAGQLAGVVVAGIAASHGPKRLLNDVTILGTRLGQRPSGPQSRHNMPSGHSTLASAGGFFMVRRFSLWFLLFCLPVTGLTMYARVMLEAHTVSAVFAGGMIGALVALLFTAKRKRKRT, encoded by the coding sequence ATGGATACGATCTCAAACCTTGCTTTGCCCTGGCGCAATTTGCGCCGCCATGGCTTTGCCTACGGGCTAACTGGCCTCTTGATTGGCGCGGCAATGTTTTATCCTTCGGATCTAACAAGAGACTATTCGATTTGTCGTTCTGAACATTACTCAACCGTTGTTCAGGGCACAGAAAAGTACATGCGCCACGTCAATGCTATGCTGCCCATCGCGACCATTGTGGTGCTGCGCGATTGGAGGGGCGCGGGCCAGTTGGCAGGCGTTGTCGTTGCAGGCATAGCTGCCTCGCACGGGCCAAAGCGGCTGCTCAACGATGTTACTATTTTGGGCACACGGCTGGGTCAGCGCCCGAGCGGGCCTCAGTCGCGGCACAATATGCCGTCTGGGCACTCTACTCTTGCCAGCGCTGGGGGCTTCTTTATGGTCCGCCGCTTCAGTCTGTGGTTTTTGTTGTTCTGCCTGCCGGTAACAGGGCTGACGATGTATGCCCGCGTGATGCTCGAAGCGCATACGGTGTCGGCGGTTTTTGCGGGTGGAATGATTGGTGCGTTGGTCGCCTTGCTCTTCACGGCGAAGCGCAAGCGAAAGCGCACTTAG
- the dapF gene encoding diaminopimelate epimerase: MRPMNTRETHIPFMKMHGLGNDFVIIDSRGQLGRVDNTLAKAMGDRHRGVGFDQLAELTDSPTGDVHLTFWNSDGTAAGACGNATRCIAHHILLETGKTKLHITTERGDLYAHDAGDGLTSVNMGAPLLNWDEIPLAEAMDTLALPIEGAPTATSMGNPHCTFFVEDAEAVAVTELGPIYEHHPLYPERTNVQWASLIGPDHIRMRVWERGAGLTEASGTSSCATVVAAARRGLTGRKARVDLDGGTLFIDWRDDGVWMTGPTAHVFNGQWRLT; the protein is encoded by the coding sequence ATGCGGCCTATGAACACGCGCGAGACACATATTCCCTTCATGAAAATGCACGGGCTGGGCAATGATTTTGTCATTATCGACTCGCGCGGACAGCTCGGCCGTGTCGATAACACGCTTGCGAAGGCTATGGGCGACAGACACCGTGGCGTCGGATTCGACCAGCTCGCAGAGCTGACCGATTCTCCCACCGGGGATGTTCACCTCACATTTTGGAACTCTGACGGAACAGCGGCTGGCGCGTGCGGCAATGCCACGCGCTGCATTGCACACCATATTCTTCTCGAGACAGGCAAGACAAAGCTACACATCACAACTGAGCGTGGCGATCTCTATGCACATGACGCAGGCGATGGCCTCACCTCCGTCAATATGGGCGCCCCACTTCTGAATTGGGACGAGATTCCCCTCGCCGAAGCCATGGACACTCTCGCGCTGCCGATTGAAGGCGCACCAACAGCCACCAGCATGGGCAATCCGCACTGCACATTCTTTGTCGAGGATGCTGAAGCCGTCGCAGTCACAGAGCTAGGCCCCATTTATGAGCATCATCCGCTCTACCCTGAGCGCACCAATGTCCAATGGGCGAGCCTGATCGGCCCTGATCATATTCGCATGCGGGTCTGGGAGCGCGGCGCAGGCCTCACCGAGGCCTCTGGCACATCCTCTTGCGCCACGGTTGTAGCCGCTGCACGGCGCGGGCTGACTGGCCGCAAAGCCCGTGTCGATCTGGATGGCGGAACGCTCTTTATTGACTGGCGCGATGACGGCGTCTGGATGACTGGGCCAACAGCCCATGTCTTTAACGGGCAGTGGCGTCTGACATGA
- a CDS encoding DUF4214 domain-containing protein, whose protein sequence is MVGDGSDDHLYAGGFAAGYAPQESAQMFRLYQAAFGRSPDVEGHRNWTQSIFESEQSLLTVAGKFVTSKEFQKTYGDLSTEAFVDLLYRNVLGREADAEGRINWISFLENPDNTRAQALHGFSESREFQNMTNIASDAFSKARMEANWSDDIFRLYTAALGRAPEKGGFDNWVSALAEGLDFGEAVAGFVGSKEFSNRYAEPDNEGFVDLLYYNVLGRAADVAGKQNWLNWMEQGNSRAAVAEAFAQSREFVNATTPGLKEWVQDQGLQDVLMGGGGSNTLAGGALSDMFVFHADHKSNNTVLDLEAWDVLRFEGFDYADAEAVLGHFDQSGDSVIFSDQGVNIIFAEIALDAISQDMIVV, encoded by the coding sequence GTGGTCGGCGATGGGAGCGATGATCACCTCTATGCTGGGGGCTTTGCTGCAGGGTATGCGCCGCAAGAGTCAGCTCAGATGTTTCGTCTCTATCAGGCAGCTTTCGGCCGCAGCCCTGACGTGGAAGGCCACCGCAACTGGACGCAGAGTATATTTGAGAGCGAGCAAAGTCTGTTGACCGTCGCAGGCAAGTTTGTGACGTCCAAGGAGTTTCAAAAAACCTATGGCGATCTTTCAACCGAGGCCTTTGTGGACCTGCTGTATCGCAATGTCTTAGGCCGGGAGGCAGATGCGGAGGGGCGTATAAATTGGATTTCCTTTCTAGAAAATCCTGACAATACCCGTGCGCAAGCTTTGCACGGCTTTTCTGAAAGCCGCGAGTTTCAAAACATGACAAACATAGCTTCTGACGCCTTTTCCAAAGCGCGCATGGAGGCCAATTGGAGCGACGATATCTTCCGCCTGTATACGGCTGCGCTGGGCCGCGCGCCTGAGAAAGGCGGCTTTGATAACTGGGTGAGCGCGCTCGCGGAAGGACTTGATTTTGGTGAAGCTGTTGCGGGATTTGTCGGGTCAAAAGAGTTTTCCAACCGCTATGCAGAGCCTGACAATGAGGGCTTTGTTGATCTGCTTTATTACAACGTTTTGGGCCGCGCAGCTGACGTGGCCGGAAAACAGAATTGGCTGAACTGGATGGAACAAGGCAACAGCCGTGCTGCGGTCGCTGAAGCCTTCGCACAAAGCCGAGAATTTGTGAACGCCACCACGCCCGGCCTGAAAGAATGGGTGCAAGATCAGGGACTTCAGGATGTCTTGATGGGCGGTGGCGGCAGCAATACCCTTGCTGGGGGCGCGCTTTCAGACATGTTTGTGTTTCACGCCGATCACAAAAGCAACAATACGGTGCTTGATCTCGAGGCTTGGGATGTGCTGCGCTTTGAGGGGTTCGACTACGCGGACGCCGAGGCCGTGCTTGGGCATTTTGACCAGAGCGGCGACTCTGTGATCTTTTCAGACCAAGGCGTTAACATTATCTTTGCAGAAATTGCGTTGGATGCAATTTCTCAGGATATGATTGTCGTATGA